The Neobacillus sp. OS1-2 genome includes a window with the following:
- a CDS encoding chromosome condensation regulator, which translates to MDYISPEVSVLMVKEWPKDTIAAGRRHTVGLKLDGTVTAAGDNNYGQCDVSGWSDMVAVAVGNVHMATNTGNAHTIGLKSDGTVAAVGWNMHKQCDVNGWRDIVAVAAGWRRTVGLKSDGTVVAVGRKNEGQCDVSGWRDMVAVAAGDWHTVGLKSDGTVMAVGNNRYGQCNVSDWNNIVAVSAGYLHTVGLRADGTVVAVGLNKHDQCDVSGWRGIVAIAAGSNHTIGLKSDGTVAAVGLNKHGQCNVSNWYGIAAVSAGCAHTLGLNTNGTLVAVGDNEYGQCEISSWRCIQQTGK; encoded by the coding sequence ATGGATTACATTTCACCGGAAGTATCAGTGTTAATGGTGAAAGAGTGGCCCAAAGATACCATAGCGGCTGGACGTCGTCATACCGTTGGGCTTAAATTGGATGGAACGGTGACTGCTGCGGGGGATAATAATTATGGCCAATGTGATGTAAGCGGCTGGAGCGATATGGTGGCGGTCGCAGTGGGTAATGTTCATATGGCGACGAACACGGGCAATGCGCATACAATCGGGCTTAAATCGGACGGAACGGTGGCGGCTGTGGGCTGGAATATGCATAAACAATGCGATGTAAACGGCTGGCGTGATATTGTAGCAGTGGCCGCAGGTTGGCGTCGTACTGTCGGGCTTAAATCGGATGGGACGGTGGTGGCGGTTGGTCGAAAAAATGAAGGCCAATGTGATGTAAGCGGCTGGAGAGATATGGTGGCGGTCGCAGCAGGTGACTGGCATACTGTCGGGCTTAAATCGGATGGAACGGTGATGGCTGTTGGTAATAATCGGTATGGTCAATGCAATGTAAGCGACTGGAATAACATTGTGGCAGTATCGGCAGGCTACCTTCATACTGTCGGACTTAGGGCGGACGGCACTGTTGTAGCTGTTGGTTTAAATAAGCATGACCAATGCGATGTAAGTGGCTGGCGCGGGATTGTGGCGATAGCAGCGGGTAGTAATCACACCATCGGCCTTAAATCAGATGGAACGGTAGCGGCTGTGGGTTTGAATAAGCATGGCCAATGTAATGTAAGTAACTGGTACGGTATTGCAGCGGTATCTGCGGGTTGCGCGCATACTCTCGGCCTTAACACGAATGGAACGTTGGTGGCTGTTGGTGATAATGAATATGGCCAATGCGAGATAAGCAGTTGGCGCTGCATCCAACAGACCGGGAAATAG
- a CDS encoding VOC family protein, giving the protein MSNANQKIVPHLWYDKEAKEAADFYVSIFPNSKIMDVTSIHDTPSGNSDIVSFELWGQKFMAISAGPYFKINPSVSFTVNFDPSREEDASEKIFEVRNKLSENGTVLMPLEKYPFGECYGWVQDKYGLSWQLILTNPEGEERPAIMPSFMFVGDKCGHTEEAIHFYLSVFKNAKQGHIARYPNGMEPDKEGTIMFSDFNLENQWFTAMDSAHDHKFSFNEAISFLVYCDTQEEIDYYWDKLSAVPEAEQCGWLKDMYGVSWQIVPSEMDQMMSKGTPEQLARVTKAFLKMKKFDLVELQNAYKG; this is encoded by the coding sequence ATGTCAAATGCAAATCAAAAGATCGTGCCCCATTTGTGGTATGACAAGGAAGCCAAAGAAGCAGCTGATTTTTACGTTTCCATCTTTCCAAACTCAAAAATAATGGATGTAACTTCAATCCACGATACACCGTCGGGCAACTCAGATATAGTCTCTTTTGAGCTATGGGGGCAAAAGTTCATGGCAATTAGTGCAGGACCATATTTCAAAATCAATCCGTCGGTTTCTTTTACAGTTAATTTTGACCCTTCACGAGAAGAAGACGCAAGTGAAAAAATATTTGAGGTTCGGAACAAATTGTCCGAAAATGGAACCGTGTTAATGCCACTTGAAAAGTATCCCTTCGGTGAGTGCTATGGCTGGGTTCAAGACAAGTATGGGTTGTCGTGGCAGTTAATTTTAACGAATCCAGAGGGTGAGGAGCGGCCAGCAATAATGCCTTCATTTATGTTTGTAGGTGATAAATGTGGCCATACGGAAGAAGCCATTCATTTTTATTTATCAGTATTTAAAAATGCCAAGCAGGGGCATATTGCCCGCTATCCTAATGGCATGGAACCTGACAAAGAAGGGACAATCATGTTTTCTGATTTCAATTTAGAAAATCAGTGGTTTACTGCAATGGATAGCGCACACGATCATAAATTCAGTTTTAACGAGGCAATTTCATTCTTGGTATACTGCGACACACAAGAAGAGATTGATTACTACTGGGACAAGCTCTCGGCAGTTCCTGAAGCCGAGCAATGCGGCTGGCTGAAAGATATGTATGGTGTATCCTGGCAGATTGTGCCAAGTGAAATGGATCAGATGATGAGTAAGGGGACACCCGAACAACTTGCCCGGGTAACGAAAGCATTTCTTAAAATGAAGAAATTTGATCTTGTGGAATTACAGAATGCCTACAAGGGATAA
- a CDS encoding GNAT family N-acetyltransferase, translating to MKKENDHSNKVALKGFSEVEMGDDSLEIERIYVKKKFQKHGLGKFLLNKAIESAMEHSKKKLWLGVWEKNENAIAFYTKMGFVQTGSRSFYMGDEEQIDLIMTKTLI from the coding sequence ATAAAAAAAGAAAATGACCATTCCAACAAGGTTGCATTAAAGGGATTTTCTGAAGTGGAAATGGGTGATGATTCACTTGAAATCGAGAGGATTTATGTAAAGAAAAAATTTCAGAAACACGGTCTTGGTAAATTTCTTCTTAATAAAGCGATTGAAAGTGCGATGGAACATAGTAAAAAGAAATTATGGCTTGGGGTCTGGGAAAAAAATGAAAATGCGATTGCTTTTTATACGAAAATGGGGTTTGTTCAAACTGGATCCCGCTCTTTTTATATGGGTGATGAAGAACAAATTGACTTAATTATGACCAAAACACTCATATAA
- a CDS encoding PQQ-dependent sugar dehydrogenase produces the protein MKKIKVRLRPIMTKLNLPTVLKTTILPGDSIERLFIATQVGEIFYIANGGIRTFLDIRPRILKLGGPRGGYDERGLLGLAFHPQFTYNGLFYLHYSVAGTQGPGALSEQFKPDPCEPKTINLRWTNRETQYNHIDTLEEWILQSNGQPQKRRTLLNLRRPFLNHNGVNSLNFSPETGKLVLTTGDGGSGYDPFNLSQNQMEIAGKIIEIDVGKHTSISPPPVVTRFNELPLPIQETLSVMAIGVRNIPGISFQRNNNQYIKYTGNVGQDLVESIFSFIHYYPIPVHQLVQTSLMKPKSTHKGLINFGWRGWEGAFPTSIIRDCSANPDLDEKTIAYFDEAVQTSVMRIQPLTSYFHKDRRPDKFGGTSLTGVQSYMGNGIPDLTGSVVFSDLARRESQPQVRGALAYTRFRADGKLNDFSVIETNYNFGSQSAYFVSLGTNLDQSKLYLGVHGSMKVTDFNQGTVFEIVP, from the coding sequence GTGAAAAAGATTAAGGTTCGTTTACGTCCCATTATGACGAAGTTAAATCTACCCACTGTTTTAAAAACAACAATACTTCCGGGAGACTCAATTGAAAGATTATTTATCGCAACCCAGGTCGGAGAAATCTTTTACATAGCCAACGGAGGTATAAGGACTTTTTTGGATATTCGCCCGCGAATTCTAAAATTAGGCGGTCCTAGAGGTGGTTATGATGAACGGGGATTGCTGGGATTGGCGTTTCATCCCCAATTTACTTATAACGGTCTGTTTTATCTCCATTACTCAGTAGCCGGAACACAAGGACCAGGTGCTCTTTCTGAACAGTTTAAGCCTGATCCATGTGAGCCAAAAACCATAAACTTAAGGTGGACAAATAGAGAAACACAATATAATCATATTGATACATTGGAAGAATGGATTTTACAATCGAATGGCCAACCTCAAAAGCGAAGAACATTGCTTAACTTAAGAAGACCATTTCTTAATCATAATGGGGTCAATAGTTTAAACTTTTCACCTGAAACAGGAAAACTTGTGTTAACCACCGGAGATGGTGGATCAGGCTATGATCCATTTAATTTAAGCCAGAATCAAATGGAAATAGCCGGTAAAATCATTGAAATTGACGTAGGTAAACATACATCAATCTCTCCTCCACCAGTAGTCACACGTTTTAATGAACTTCCCCTACCTATTCAGGAAACACTTTCGGTAATGGCCATAGGAGTCCGCAATATCCCAGGTATTTCATTTCAAAGGAATAATAATCAGTACATCAAATATACGGGGAACGTCGGACAGGATTTGGTAGAGTCGATTTTTTCATTCATTCATTATTACCCAATACCGGTTCATCAGCTTGTCCAAACTTCGTTAATGAAACCTAAATCCACCCACAAAGGATTGATTAACTTTGGCTGGCGAGGGTGGGAAGGCGCTTTTCCAACTTCAATAATACGGGACTGCTCCGCAAATCCCGATTTGGATGAGAAAACAATTGCTTATTTCGACGAAGCAGTCCAAACTTCAGTTATGCGTATTCAGCCTCTTACTAGTTATTTTCATAAAGATCGAAGGCCCGATAAGTTTGGGGGAACCTCACTTACGGGAGTGCAATCCTATATGGGGAATGGAATCCCCGATTTAACTGGTAGCGTTGTATTTTCTGATCTTGCTCGAAGAGAATCTCAACCGCAGGTTAGGGGTGCTTTGGCATATACCAGATTCAGAGCAGATGGTAAACTAAATGATTTTAGTGTGATTGAAACCAATTATAATTTTGGGTCTCAATCAGCATATTTTGTTAGTTTGGGAACGAATCTGGATCAATCCAAACTCTATTTAGGTGTTCATGGCTCTATGAAAGTGACTGATTTTAACCAAGGGACTGTTTTTGAAATTGTTCCATGA
- a CDS encoding SEC-C metal-binding domain-containing protein, translated as MTFLEKIKPHLLSDDILIQEVVLYALHDYPLVPEEWTNELLKDAFKSKDKQSTILLYVENQTINEEGVRILLENIPLMDPSERHLAFRLFNQIEPELALKYKEQLQTFVPADRWSLYELMLTGTEEEVYTEYGKLLYDLDRDTSFQHDNYIKAKNLAACLVKKGWVTEAEIHTVFQENLKEAWFSSNGILTVYMIGLLKMEQYIPLLASLLNRDEDVLLEEVSVALIGFQSDEVVKEVAPYLRNHDSIIYAASVIENIKSDYAVQVLRDAYRSTKELDEQDMLTESLCHHFSKEALPEITEHMKLEYSSGLVDIEQTVYSYFSILGLDHPELRIWRKVAMENVMDFRGEPEQVNSLSSVPVRNETKIGRNDPCSCGSGKKYKKCCGK; from the coding sequence ATGACATTTTTAGAAAAGATTAAGCCACATTTGCTTAGCGATGATATCTTAATCCAAGAAGTAGTTCTGTACGCGTTGCATGATTATCCATTGGTCCCCGAAGAATGGACCAATGAACTGTTGAAAGATGCCTTTAAAAGCAAAGACAAACAATCAACGATCTTACTTTATGTAGAAAATCAAACCATCAATGAAGAGGGCGTTAGGATTCTACTGGAAAATATCCCATTGATGGATCCATCCGAACGTCATTTAGCTTTCAGACTATTTAATCAAATCGAACCCGAACTAGCCTTAAAATATAAGGAGCAGCTTCAAACCTTTGTTCCGGCGGATAGATGGTCATTATATGAGCTAATGTTAACAGGAACGGAGGAAGAAGTTTACACCGAATATGGAAAACTTCTATATGACCTTGATCGTGACACTTCATTCCAGCATGACAACTACATAAAAGCAAAAAATCTGGCGGCTTGTTTGGTGAAAAAAGGATGGGTGACGGAAGCAGAAATCCACACAGTCTTTCAAGAGAATCTAAAAGAAGCATGGTTTTCATCTAATGGAATCTTAACCGTTTATATGATTGGGTTATTAAAAATGGAACAATATATTCCTTTACTGGCTAGTTTATTGAACCGTGATGAGGATGTTTTGTTAGAGGAAGTTTCTGTTGCACTCATTGGATTCCAATCCGATGAGGTAGTGAAGGAAGTAGCCCCATATCTTCGGAATCATGATTCCATCATTTATGCTGCCTCGGTTATTGAAAATATTAAGTCAGATTATGCTGTTCAGGTATTACGAGATGCCTATCGCTCTACGAAAGAACTTGATGAACAAGATATGCTGACTGAATCACTTTGCCATCATTTTTCTAAAGAAGCACTGCCTGAAATAACCGAACATATGAAACTGGAATATTCATCAGGCCTGGTGGACATCGAACAGACCGTTTATAGCTACTTTTCAATTTTGGGCCTAGATCATCCTGAACTGCGAATTTGGAGAAAGGTAGCAATGGAAAACGTGATGGACTTTAGAGGTGAACCAGAACAGGTGAATTCTCTTTCAAGTGTTCCGGTTCGAAACGAAACTAAAATCGGCCGAAATGATCCATGTTCATGTGGAAGCGGGAAAAAATACAAGAAATGCTGCGGTAAATGA
- the katG gene encoding catalase/peroxidase HPI — MDVKNNANSEGCPFHHGGATSYKSSGTSNRDWWPNQLNLNILHQHDRKSNPMGEDFVYAEEFKKLDYYALKKDLQELMTTNQEWWPADYGHYGPLFIRMSWHASGTYRITDGRGGGGAGAQRFSPLNSWPDNGNLDKARRLLWPIKQKYGNKISWADLLLLAGNVAIESMGGKTFGFGGGREDIWHPEEDIYWGTETEWLGDNRYSGDRELENPLAAVQMGLIYVNPEGPNGKPDPIASARDIRETFARMGMNDEETVALIAGGHTFGKAHGAGDAAHVGPEPEAAPIEAQGLGWLSTHGSGKGHDTITSGIEGAWTANPTQWDNGYFDLLFGYQWWLTKSPAGAFQWLAVNPDEKDLAPDAEDSSVKVPTMMTTADMALRYDPEYEKISRRFHQNPEEFADVFARGWFKLLHRDMGPKARYLGPEVPEEDLIWQDPVPTVDYELTDAEVVELKGKILDSGLTVSELVSTAWASASTFRGSDMRGGANGGRIRLAPQKDWEVNQPVQLAKVLRVLEDIQSKLKKQVSLADLIVLGGSAAVEKAARDAGFDVTVPFVAGRGDATEEQTDAESFEVLEPIADGFRNYQKKQHHVSPEELLVDKAQLLNLTAPEMTVLVGGMRVLGANHAGTEHGVFTDRVGILTNDFFVNLLDMSVEWKPVEGNIYVGRNRKTGKVVRTATRVDLVLGSNSVLRAIAEVYAQEDNKEKFVHDFIAAWVKVMNADRFDLKLNKAQIVSI; from the coding sequence ATGGACGTGAAAAACAATGCTAATTCAGAGGGGTGCCCGTTTCATCACGGAGGCGCTACTAGTTACAAATCAAGCGGTACCTCAAATCGAGACTGGTGGCCAAACCAGTTGAACTTGAACATTCTTCATCAGCATGACAGAAAATCTAACCCAATGGGAGAAGACTTTGTTTATGCAGAGGAATTTAAAAAACTAGACTACTATGCTCTTAAGAAGGATCTTCAGGAGCTAATGACAACCAATCAAGAGTGGTGGCCTGCTGATTATGGTCATTATGGTCCATTATTTATCCGTATGTCTTGGCACGCCTCTGGTACGTATCGTATAACCGACGGCAGGGGTGGTGGTGGAGCAGGGGCACAGAGGTTTTCACCACTTAACAGCTGGCCAGACAACGGTAACCTTGATAAAGCTCGCAGGCTGTTATGGCCGATTAAGCAAAAGTATGGAAACAAGATCTCTTGGGCTGACTTGCTCCTTCTAGCGGGTAATGTTGCCATTGAATCCATGGGTGGTAAAACATTTGGGTTTGGAGGAGGACGCGAAGATATTTGGCATCCAGAAGAAGATATCTACTGGGGAACTGAAACAGAATGGTTAGGTGATAATCGTTACTCGGGGGACCGTGAGCTAGAAAACCCACTTGCTGCCGTTCAGATGGGGCTTATTTATGTTAATCCTGAAGGTCCAAACGGTAAACCGGATCCAATTGCTAGTGCTCGCGACATACGTGAAACCTTTGCACGTATGGGGATGAACGATGAGGAAACAGTGGCATTAATTGCAGGCGGTCATACTTTTGGTAAAGCACACGGTGCAGGTGATGCTGCACATGTTGGTCCTGAACCAGAAGCTGCCCCTATCGAAGCACAAGGGTTAGGTTGGTTGAGCACACACGGCAGTGGTAAGGGGCATGACACCATCACCAGTGGGATTGAAGGTGCTTGGACGGCTAATCCAACACAGTGGGATAATGGTTACTTTGATCTATTGTTTGGGTACCAATGGTGGCTTACAAAGAGTCCTGCAGGTGCATTTCAGTGGCTTGCTGTAAATCCTGATGAGAAGGATCTTGCACCGGATGCAGAAGATTCATCCGTAAAAGTTCCAACGATGATGACTACCGCGGATATGGCATTACGTTATGATCCCGAATACGAAAAGATATCTCGTCGTTTCCATCAGAATCCAGAAGAATTTGCTGATGTATTTGCCAGAGGTTGGTTCAAACTTCTTCACCGTGATATGGGGCCAAAAGCAAGATACCTAGGCCCAGAGGTTCCTGAAGAAGATCTTATTTGGCAAGATCCTGTTCCAACTGTAGATTATGAATTAACAGATGCGGAGGTAGTAGAACTTAAGGGAAAAATCCTGGATTCTGGACTTACAGTCAGTGAGTTAGTTTCAACTGCCTGGGCTTCTGCTAGTACTTTCCGTGGCTCAGATATGCGTGGAGGCGCTAATGGTGGCCGCATTCGTCTTGCTCCGCAGAAAGATTGGGAAGTGAATCAGCCGGTACAGCTTGCAAAAGTTCTTCGTGTACTGGAAGACATTCAAAGTAAATTAAAAAAGCAGGTTAGCCTTGCCGATTTGATTGTTCTTGGTGGTAGTGCTGCAGTAGAAAAGGCAGCACGAGATGCTGGCTTTGATGTTACAGTTCCCTTTGTTGCCGGTCGCGGCGATGCAACGGAAGAACAGACTGATGCTGAAAGCTTTGAAGTACTAGAGCCTATTGCAGATGGTTTCCGTAACTATCAAAAGAAACAGCATCATGTAAGTCCTGAGGAACTGTTAGTAGACAAGGCACAACTCTTAAATCTTACTGCACCAGAAATGACTGTACTTGTTGGCGGTATGCGTGTTCTAGGTGCAAATCATGCTGGTACAGAACATGGTGTATTCACGGATCGTGTGGGCATACTCACTAACGATTTCTTTGTCAATTTACTCGACATGAGTGTCGAGTGGAAGCCTGTTGAAGGAAACATATATGTAGGCCGTAATCGCAAAACAGGTAAAGTAGTACGTACTGCAACAAGAGTCGATCTCGTGCTCGGATCAAACTCCGTACTGCGTGCCATAGCAGAAGTTTATGCTCAAGAGGATAACAAAGAGAAGTTTGTCCATGACTTTATTGCTGCGTGGGTCAAGGTAATGAATGCAGATCGCTTTGATCTTAAGTTGAACAAAGCTCAAATAGTAAGTATTTAG
- a CDS encoding Fur-regulated basic protein FbpA gives MKINDEKKRQKLINKLIFLNVYPKEDQQLYKFPLSKLEYEYRKFKLQNHPHGEFGSIRLV, from the coding sequence ATGAAAATTAATGATGAAAAAAAGAGACAAAAACTTATCAATAAATTAATTTTTTTAAACGTCTATCCCAAAGAAGATCAACAGCTGTATAAGTTTCCACTATCGAAATTAGAATATGAGTATAGAAAATTTAAATTACAAAACCATCCACATGGAGAGTTTGGGTCTATTCGGTTGGTATAA